From a single Oreochromis niloticus isolate F11D_XX linkage group LG4, O_niloticus_UMD_NMBU, whole genome shotgun sequence genomic region:
- the dctn5 gene encoding dynactin subunit 5, which yields MELSEILYNKAEYIETASGNKVSRQSVLCGSQNIVLNGKTIVMNDCIIRGDLANVRVGRHCVVKSRSVIRPPFKKFSKGVAFFPLHIGDHVFIEEDCVVNAAQIGSYVHIGKNCVIGRRCVLKDCCKILDNTVLPPETVVPPFTVFSGCPGLFSGELPECTQDLMIDVTKSYYQKFMPLSQI from the exons ATGGAGTTGTCTGAAATACTGTACAACAAAGCGGAGTACATTGAGACG GCTTCTGGCAACAAAGTGAGCAGACAGTCGGTACTATGTGGGAGTCAAAACATAGTCTTGAACGGCAAA ACTATTGTTATGAATGACTGCATCATCAGGGGGGACCTTGCTAACGTCAGGGTGGGCAGACACTGCGTGGTGAAAAGCCGGAGTGTTATTCGACCACCTTTCAAAAAGTTCAGCAAAGG GGTGGCTTTCTTCCCGCTGCACATTGGAGACCACGTCTTCATCGAGGAGGACTGCGTGGTCAACGCAGCACAGATTGGTTCCTACGTCCACATTGGGAAGAACTGTGTCATA GGTCGCCGTTGTGTGCTAAAGGATTGCTGCAAGATCTTAGACAACACCGTGCTTCCTCCTGAGACAGTGGTGCCACCTTTCACCGTCTTCTCTGGATGCCCAG GTCTGTTTTCAGGAGAGCTCCCAGAGTGTACACAGGACCTCATGATTGATGTAACCAAGAGTTACTACCAGAAGTTCATGCCCCTCA